From Carassius auratus strain Wakin unplaced genomic scaffold, ASM336829v1 scaf_tig00214616, whole genome shotgun sequence:
AAATGCTCAAGACTGCTAATTCAACAGGAAACAGTATTTAAAGTATGCATGTCCATTAAACTGAGCTCCAATATTCATTAGTCAGGTAATCTCCACAATCCATTAGGGTCTTCGGATTGGGAGGAAGGCAATTGGGATGTGTGTGAAGATGCAAGTTGATTCTCATGAGGGCTGAGGCCGGTTGAGTGGTCTTAACCAGCTGGGAGTGTTTCGAGGGGGGAAAAATCCTTGCCAATCTAATATAGGTGCTTTCCTACCAGTAGTTGAATGCCAATGGCTTGAGCGCTGTGTCCAGGTTATCAACACAGTGGAAAGgaagctgtatgtgtgtgtgttcgctgACAGGATAGAGTGATGTGATTTGAGTTAGGTGGCAGTCGATTAGTGCAGTGTCCATTGTCTATCACTCAAGCGGCTGCCGAGAGGTTTCAAACAAGATATAAAATGTGCCTAGCGCTTCTTTCCACTGCCTGTCTTCATACTGAACGCTACACTTCCATCATTCATCAGTTGCAGTCGAATGCCAATGAAGCTCATTACCAGAACATGGCAACAACGTGACCTTGGGCTGACCTTATGCAGTAGAAGAGGAATGGATTTGGGAATGTTCTGGGTTTCCTGAGGTTGCATTCTTGGTGTTCCCCTCCCATACTTTGCACACCGCCTGGCTACGAGTGGCTCAATTGGGAGGTGATAGATGCAGGTTGTCAGGTGGCATTGGAGGAGTGCCACCGGAATGCCAGCTGCCAGTGATTTGAGTGGCCATGGCGCCCGTGCTGCCGCCTGTCCCTATGCCCCCAGCTGAACCATGGTCCTGACACCTCTGCATCCCTTAACTCCCCAacccccctcccttccctcaaaAATCAGCCAGTATGGAAGTCAATAAATGTCCAGCTGGATGGGATGTTTTTGGAAATCACCAAGACTTTTATTGGCTAATGGGATGAAACATACCGATATGTCAAATTCCCATCTTCTGGAATGTGTTCAGGCCGAGCATAATATTTGACCCATTTATTCAGCCACCTACTTTGTTCCTCAGAGCTGCACTGCCAAGACTAAAAAACTAGCAGATGGGTAACTTCCCAGTATATTCAATTACCTCTAAGCTCTTCTTTGAAAAAAACTGTTCAAGCTTGTTAATCTAAAGAAATAAGacagaaaatgtttatttctttgcaGCAAATACCATAATAAGCCAGAGCATTACCACCCTCTGGCTTTACATGTCTACCGGAAGGAAAGCTGCTTAGGTGGAGTAAAGCCAGCAGATGTTGGATATATGGGATTGCTTTGTGCTGATTCTAGGTATTTCACTCTCTAACCCCTTGGCCTGCCACCTGAACCTAGCTGAAGTTCTAGCTGAGAGAGGGTAAAAGCCAACCTGGATGGTCCTCTTGAAAAAGGCCTTGCAGGCCTCGCAGGAGGCGACACCGTAATGGTAGCCGGAGGCGATGTCCCCACACACCAGACACAGGCGCTTGGGCATGGAGTTCAGCATGTACTCGCATTTATCTGTTGAGTCCTCCGTGATGGTGCTGGAGCAGTCCTCGTAACGCTTTGCTCCGGCTCCGCTGGGACCCAGAGCACCGGTTGGGCCGTAAAGAGTGGGTGAGTCCAGACCGTTCTGATGGCCGTTCATGGTGGAGCTGTAGCTACCGCTGGCGTCTGAGGAACCGCCGGGGCTGTGGTGATTTACGCTGTCCGTCAGTGAGGCAGGGCTGGAAGGTTCCGTCTTTATGTAGGAGGGGCAACTCGACTCAATGTGGCGGTCCTTGCTGGACATTCTGCAGAGCAGCCTACATGGACCAAACATAACGAGACAAACACCAAAGTGTTAGTGAACATGACGACAGTAGTGTGGAAAACAAGAAAATGACTG
This genomic window contains:
- the LOC113092506 gene encoding estrogen-related receptor gamma-like, which translates into the protein MYSSRAASSYISSGFLEERRPLAVYSGRPACSRTAKEIQDEGEEGGNRGRIKERMNLSKAQVNSEDKYAKCGAWRTQQQYDIEASHMRDAHALYNQRLLCRMSSKDRHIESSCPSYIKTEPSSPASLTDSVNHHSPGGSSDASGSYSSTMNGHQNGLDSPTLYGPTGALGPSGAGAKRYEDCSSTITEDSTDKCEYMLNSMPKRLCLVCGDIASGYHYGVASCEACKAFFKRTIQ